In Camelina sativa cultivar DH55 chromosome 17, Cs, whole genome shotgun sequence, the genomic stretch AAGATTACAATTGTAATTACATTGTATATCATATCAAGCAATAGTGGGGTGACGCCacacaccttgtgtgcatctctcgaGAATACCCTAGACGCGCACCTCTTCATGAAACCctctcttggtatttataacaattgcTCAACGCTAGAGTTGACAACTTTCCTATTCTAAATcggtaaactaacatatttagataactcctaaatagaattaatcctaattccataactcggtaggattagtatagcttgcacctcaagctatcttcaagcttatgccaACATTTGTtaatttgggcttatcttgggcttttaactaaaaactaattggcaattagtagattgaccctaactctttatatattaatgataatctctTTAAACTTCAGATGTGAGACTTGGATTGTgtcccaacaatctccccttcaaacTAAGGACCACATGTGGGATATTAACATgcctcctcgagatgataactccatctcgaaccgatcccacttggaccgataataaaTCCCTTCTTGAGCTCCTATTACTcgggttaacaagaggcatgtcTGTATcacttttctaggtccaccaaaattttaactttgggatctgataccatgttaattTAGGCTTATCTTGGActtctaactaaaaactaattgacaattagtagattgaccctaactctttatatattaatgataatctctTTAAATTTCAGATGTGAGACTTGGATTGTATTCCAACACgtttaacataattttgaaagaaattaaCAGCTCATTTGATTAATCTGTATAGACATGCTAACACCAATAGTTTAATAGTTGGAAAGGTCCGATCGATTTAAAgaatttatagagttttattCTTCGTATCCAGTTaaaagaaactttttaaaataacgTCGAGTACTCGAGTGCATGtaatatctattttatatatttggtttcttttttaaaaagtcataTCTAGTGCGCAATGACGGTTACTTATTGAGTACATGAATATCCGGTATCCTGGTGACGAGCGTCACCACGTGTCTAGCATCTTCCGTAACTCAGGTTTTACCATGATGTGGCATACCAGCACTGGCCGTCATCAGAACGAGAAACCTAACTCTAACACTCGCACATAACTCCAAGTTTCGAAACTTCGTCACTTCAACCTAACCAGGACACGTAGCTATACACATGTCGAGAATGTGCTACACATTATTGTTCTCACGCCGACCAAGTCTTGTTATAAATACTTCTAACGAACGAGTCGGAGACAACTCACATTTTCCAAACACAAAAGCCACAGAATCTAAAGAAAAGCGCTTAAATATCAAGAAAAGTTTTCGTTTCGAATTTTCGAGGAGTTAAGATGACGTCGCATCAAGAACAAAGTTACAAAGCTGGAGAAACTAGAGGCAAGGCTCAGGTACTAAATGATTTATATGTTCTTTCTTAATTTGTGACagtactattattttatttttttggcaaaaagtaaaaaaatattgtttttaggttgaaaagaaaaacaaaatgattgtGGATTTATAATTGTATGATGTATCGTGTTAGTTGAttggttgttaaaaaaaaaaaggtaccttgatatttgattaaaaaggaaattaaagtCATCTGactgatttttttaatgatcaAATCTTGAACTGCAGGAGAAAACAGGGCAAGCTATGGGAATGATGGGAGAGAAAACACAGGCAGCCAAGGACAAGAGTCAAGAGACAGCCCAAACAGCCCAACAAAAGGCTCATGAAACGGCTCAGTCTGCTAAAGACAAGACGTCTCAAGCTGCACAAACAACTCAACAGAGAGCTCAAGAGTCCAAGGACAAAACGGGAAGCCACATGTCCGAAACCGGAGAAGCAATCAAGAACAAGGCACATGATGCAGCGGAATATACCAAAGAGACTGCAGAAGTTGGTAAGGAGAAGACAAGTGGGATCTTGGGCCAGACTGGTGAGCAGGTGAAGCAGATGGCTATGGGAGCCACTGATGCAGTTAAGCACACTTTAGGGCTTGGCACTgatgaaggaaacaaagagcATGTTTCTTCAGCTCCAAGTACTACTACTGCAACCACTACTCATGAGACACAGAGGAAGtaaagaagatgatcaagatttgttttgtgtttgagttttcatgtttgttttctttgattactgtttgttgtgtttgtgagATTATGTTGAtccttgttgttgtttattgagTTTGAGTTGTACTTTTACGTGTTATTATGTAACGGTCTTATACTGGAGACTTGCTGTTTTAGGCCggtgaataaattaattattttcgtttttttactATGTAAATAACATTACaaaaattctaatatatatatttatatatatagtgtagcAAATATAGTCACATTATAAAACGGAAATAAAGTTattgaaaatatagaaaatataatattaatgtttCTATGATAAATTATCAAAGAAACAATAATGAAAGCTAAGAAATACTTTATAgtctattaaatattatttttttataacaaaagcTCAGTTGATATGAACTAATTGATATTGATATGAACTAATTAAGtggaaaaaagtttacaaacaaaacatgatttaaAGAGATATGCGTTTGACATGCAACAAATTTGTACTTACAACAAATTTGTACTTATATTTGTATTAGAGAAACTagagataaagaaaaataagaaaacttttttctattaattttgatGTCGTTTATGTATATCGAAAAAGTCGACCAATCGAGAGAAGAAGACATCATCCTCACTAAATCTGAACaatctgtaaaaaaataacatcTCAAAAATCATTGTCAATCATGCATCGCAtaacccaaatgaaagcttATACTTCTGCATCTGCATGTAATGGAGAAGACTACGCTAGAAATTAGAGGCTCCCTTAGTTGGTGAAGATCCTTGAAAGGAAGTGAAATACCATCTTGTACCAGCAAAAGGATCAAATGCTTTCTAAGATCTATCTACAAAACACCAATAACCTGAATAAATCGTTGGGAGGGGAGGTGTGCTCTCTGAAACCATAGAGATGAAACAGAAAGGGGTGATGGAATATCCTCATCCTCAGCTTCCACCTGAGCGTGCTGCCAGTTCATCGCCTCCCTTTCTGCTACCCGGACATCCTCACTGGGGCATTTATCCAGATTCTCAAAAATTCGAGTatttcttgctttccaaatatacccaTGAGCCAAGGAAAAGCCGCTACCTGGGAATCCAGATTTTTAATGATCAGGAAGTGATCCACATTAGCATACACAGACTCCGTCGGGAAAGAGTTCGGCCCCgcaatcacaatcacaatcaattcACCGCCTCCGCAAATTAGCCGATACCGAAATGCACCTTGTCaaaacctgccacataaaaATGCTTAATTTTTGGTGGCCATTGAACCTGCTAGACACTGGCAAGGAGATGAGTAATCTTTGGACCAGACCCAAGGACCTCGAAAGTTCGTGGGACTTCCATAAATTTCGTATCATACCCTCACTTGATTGTATCCTTGccagattttgtaaaatacCAATCTAGAAAATAAAGGCATCGTCCCTATCAATGCGACAACAACCACATCAGAATGCTCATTGAGCAAATCCATATGTCACATATTTGTCTGAAGATCAATTAAATGAGTCAGTAGAAGAGATGGTCCTTAAAAAAACCTTTACCTAATGCTGGTCTTGGAGATTGAGCCGATAACCAGAGATTAGTCCATATCAAAATAGAGTCCCCAAAACCAACTCGTTTAATAACTCCTTTATTTACCAAAGATCTAGCGGAAGCGATACTTGTCCACCCATATGAGGGGATGTATGACCATATCGGTTGCACAGGATTTAAATTCCGGTAATACCTACTTTTGAAAACCTTGGCAAACAATGAGTCTGGAACCTCAATCAGCCGCCATAATTATTTAGCCAACAAAGCCAAATTAAAACCATCGATATTCCTAAAAACCAAGCCGCCCGTCTGCTTACTACAGTGGAGCTTCTCCCAAGTTAACCAGTACATACTTCCTGAATGACCATTAGTAGTCCACCAAAAATTTGTCATTTCACTAGTAAGTTTGGATGTGATTGTTTTTGGTAAACGATTAATGTTGCACTAGTAAGATGGTAGATCTGTAGGGCGATTAATGTTCGagaaggtttgagaagtttGTATAAAGAGTAATAAAATGAGGAAAaggttcaaacttcaaagagataaaaataagaagagaaaacaatgaCGAAGAGAGATCGAGAGGTTGGACTCCCGACACTGTCGAGCATAAATTTCGCTGACGTCGGAAAGTTTTGTTGAAAAGTTTGTCTCGATGTTTGTGCCCGAGAGAGATTCGCAGTCCCAAAATTAGTATTACTCATATTGTATTCTAACTTCCCGCAAGATTGGGTTTCGCccttattaaattttgaaatactttaaataaaatttgaacccATCACAAGCTCTCTAATACCCATTGATCCCAATAACAATTTGTGGGCCTATGGGAACCCATCCAAAGGCATAACAACTCATATAATAGAGAGCTTGTGATGCACCCATGCTGATTCTTTATTGGGAGATGGTGAACCAGAGATCGACCGAGATCTACGGTCGAGATGATAAACCCAAAAATGGAAGtcattaaaatattattctaGAAGATATtagataaatgttaatattgatTTAGGAAGTTTAGCATTATCAAgaatgtataaataatatttagattACATTTATCCTTATCTTAGTTTAGGAAActcatctctatataagagaatgtATCTTGTACAATTACAATTATGAAAGTCTGATACAATTCTTCCTTTAATACATTATGTGTtttactctcatcaaatctATCACGGTATCAGAGCAGTTGATCTTGTAGATTTGTATTCTTATGAATTAGGATTTTGTTTGCTTCCGCTTTTATGATGTTCTATCTGTTTTCCGTCGTTTCTCTCTAATTTCTTTGATCTTTCGTGGCTTGCTTCTTATGCAAGcttcttctgatttttatttaaaaaaaacttctgGAATTTGGTCTTGACACACACGTGagtgtgttgttttttttatgcgTGGCCATGATTTGGTTTACGTACGATGGTGTTAGGCcgttttttatcttttggtggatggtggatatgaatataaaccATGACGGTTCGTTCGgtgataataatttttaagcATGTTGGATGCTTGTTTTATCGGTTCGGCCATTGATTGGCCAAGTTGATGTGAGTTTAGCTAGCACAAGTGCTAGTtttatgaagaacaaaacatcggATATTGAACATGAATCTATAAGATTTGTTCTGTGTATCCATGGTGTTGAagattgatggtgatgatgtttCACCAAGTTTATCCTAATTAAGAGTTTATTGTTTTATCGAGCACAACCTAAGGAATTGACTCTATGGCTGAGTATAAATGCCACGAAGATGATTCTACAGTCGAGTATAAATGCCGTTGATGACCTTACGACCGGGTTTAAACGTCGATGACCTAACGGCTGGGTTTTGTAGCTTCTTTGACCCTACGACCGGGTATAAACGTCGATGATAACCCGATGGCCGGGTATAAAACCGTTATTTTGAAGACTTGTCCAATTCTCACCTGTGTTACCACGTATGAGCTTGCCGGGGGAGGGAAGGGTATTTGGAGATGGTGAACCGGAGATTGACCGAGATTTACGGTCGAGATGATAAACCCGAAAATGGAAGTCATGAAGATATTATTCTAGAAGATATtagataaatgttaatattaatttagGAAGTTTAGTATTATCAAgaatgtataaataatatttaatttacatttatcCTTATCTTAGTTTAGAAAACTCATATCTATTTAATAGAATGTATCTTGTACAATTACAATTATGAGAGTCTGGTACAATTCTTCCTTTAACACATTATATGTTTTACTCTCATTATGTtttactctcatcaaatctATCTTTCCTCCTACTCCTTTCATAACTACCAAAACCAatattaacatattaattaatcaattatatatacatactagattaggacccgcggtacaccgcgggacaaaattattttaactaaaatacttaaattataagttgtatttgttggttaaatatgctataattatataataattgttaaataaatcatataataccgcaatataattttttttacataatatttatttaatcaatttaattagatatgtctattttcTGATATcgacagtgttaacaaaataatgaaatgatgttttacccgtgtaataccgaattaatgatattttttaatttatataaatatcgataaaccCCGTCCGGCTATTTAAccccgtcccgctatataaccccgtctcgagatattttaactcacattatatcatcttaatttttaatatttattgtgtatctacagtataatatttatcatatttaacttttaaaaagttttaaatatttttcatattaaaccttttaaaaatctttaaaaaaaagaatcggaatagaccaaataaaagtttttaaagtttgaatgcctgataaatcaagttttctactcatttgtattcagaatcgTTTTGGTCTCTTTTAAAGTATGACTCTAAACTattgcacaatttttttgacgatgtgggatattgtacccgtattttttattcatctattgtgtaatatatgtccgtttttgaaattttgaattacATCATATACaggaaaaatcacaatttttattaactaaatgtatcataaaatatttcaagataatttaaatataacttcaaataaaaatgaaagggaatcatatatttatgtttgaataagGTAGaaatatttccttatttttaaaaatcttacctataattaattttgaatttttggtaactaatattaaaatcaatgcattaaatgtaaaaactttccaaaaagtatttttgagaaaaactgctgcaaaaatactaatataaatatgtaacatatataCTCTTAACTTTGCATGCTAATTAAGTCCAGCTAATTCCAAATTACCATTATCGGGGTACAGAAGAGAAACTTTCGGTAATATATGAGTTTACTTCATATAAAGATTCAAAATCAACTCGcatgttctcaaatttttttgtgatgTCGCACCCTAATTAATCATAAATACaatgttaataaaatgtttatcgACATCAGATCATTTTTCCTAAGGCCATCATTAACGGCACAACACCCTTCGTGTTCTAAggccaaaaaaataataaaaataaggaatagtgggcttagatcaatttttttgatcttgaatgagaactgatttaagccCAGTTCTCTTTCGTCGTGGCTTCACGTGATTGGTCGAGATGAACAAGAAGCTTACTCCAATTTTCTTATCAACCGAGTTAATAATCCATGTGGATACAATATCATTGCAACGAGACAAAGAACCAAAGTCACGATGATCATCAGGCGGTTTCTTGATTGTTCCATCTATAAAACCAAGTTTATTCCTAACATTGAGAGTTACACAAACTGACCTTCGCCAAGAGTAGAAATCAGCTCCAGACGTGAGACGATCGGATATGATACTCATCCCCGCATGATCTGATCTGTGCAAAAAGAACGGACTTTCATACTGATCCGTCAGATTCGTCGGTACTGAATTTGTAACCGGAGGAGTCATGATTCAGATCTGAAACAAGATTGTGCGATAAGAGGCAACAACCCAAGCTCAATCAACCAAGATAAAAGCGATTAACCCCAAAAAGACTTGGGTAATCAAAGAAGAGCACATAATCAACACAATCGCAACAAGATTCGCAACAAACGATGAAAGGATCTGAAGATTCAAAGCACTCATCGGAAAACAAAGGGAACCAAATCGGAGTTATAGAAGATTGATTCGAGAGAAAAAGAGACGAAAAACAATACTCAATCGAGAAAGAAACAGCTCGAATTGAAGATGAGAACGAAGACGAAGCTCAGAATCGTCATCAATGGTGTGTGAAAAAAGTTTGTTATGCGgaaaaagaatgagaaattaattttgctctgataccatgttaactTTGGTGAAAAGATATTTTCTCATTAATGAACCAAAAACTATACAAAGAATATTTATAGTTTGTACAAGTGTAGTAGGAAAACTAAGCTAAAGGAGACTTAGTTATACTAATACACTATGATAAACATATAACTATAATAACTCAATAGGTAACATGACGTATGGCAGCAGTCAGAgatgtaacatccgtgaaccaaaaacCCGGTTTAgaggattgcatcggtcgatgcaagagGTGCATCCGTCGATGCAAGGGTAATTCTCtacgttttgacttaagtcaaacgctgcgttttggtcaaaagagaaaagaaaacccttaGGGTCGATGCTTTTGGTCTCATTTTCGTGGTGTGgccgtttttggagagaagaaaaagagagagaaagttcttgagagttcttggtgaatTCTTAGAGATTTGgggcgttcctgtagagatctgtagctgggatcgttttaggagcttcctgggagcgtgttcttgattgtttaaggtttagttTCTCCtatggcaaaggtaagtgcatgaccatggcttatctaaccTAGAAAACTCATTAATCTTCATGTTCTGTGTTGTTAGACGTATTAGGatgttgctatggacgttaggaagctttcttgtggcttgggatcgagttttgtggttgtaggaacgaagatccagcgagaagcttcggggaaatcacggtgctcgacgttgcgtcgatcgatgcatatcttgcatcagtcgatgcaagtgcgaggacggtgcgtaaactctagggttttcgtgttacgtcgagcatgcgtcggtcgatgcagactgggtatcggtcaatgcaagttacacttgcatcggtcgatgcagcttctgtgtcgatcgatgcttccccatttggcatcggtcgatgcatgtgtggcgtcagtcgatgctaagtcctggtttgttattggttgttgttgattgttgtgtgatggtgatactctattgcttgtgtgtatagcccagtagatgggaggattgccttactgagtgtttataaaatactcatgcattgcaatatgtgtttgtggtgcaggtaaaggcaaagtgtgatcgtggaatccaggcaatgaagaggaggatgttctagggactcggttttatgttgtctggctttgttaggttgctagagttgggtcattagaacattgctaggttgatggttctatgattcctgttgttttggatattgattatgttggaatatggttatattttattattttgaatattggttggttaattccgctgttgaatgtgtttgtcgttaggtgactagtgggtatgggaccactagttgtagtttattttattatattattatttattattaaaaaaaaaggtcggtcgtttaaAGAGAAATCTATTTTATCTatgaaaaatcattaattttgattagaaacttcaaatgaaatttaaattttattttgcctATAAGGAAATCAAGTTCATTGCATGGCGAAACATGTATGTTAATGGATCCATA encodes the following:
- the LOC104758589 gene encoding late embryogenesis abundant protein 76-like, translating into MTSHQEQSYKAGETRGKAQEKTGQAMGMMGEKTQAAKDKSQETAQTAQQKAHETAQSAKDKTSQAAQTTQQRAQESKDKTGSHMSETGEAIKNKAHDAAEYTKETAEVGKEKTSGILGQTGEQVKQMAMGATDAVKHTLGLGTDEGNKEHVSSAPSTTTATTTHETQRK